From the Papaver somniferum cultivar HN1 chromosome 2, ASM357369v1, whole genome shotgun sequence genome, the window CTGCCACGATGCCCGTTTGTAATTATAATTTGGATGATGCACTTGGCAGATTGATGAATTGGTTGTGCAAGCATTCAAAGTTAAACTGAAAAGCGGAAAGGAAAGGAAAGACGTTGAATCCTTTACACATGTCTTATCTGATATGCACTCCTCCTTGAAGGTAGAAACTACTAACCTATCCTTTTATAGTCTATGTCACCAGTTTAATTTTAAACAACTAAAATTGTGTTTGATTCCTTCTATATTAGGCATGGGTTCCAAGGTTTCAAAATGCATTGTCTAGTCCCTCTTTAGTGCCTGATAATCAAATTGGAGAATCTTCACCAAGAGAAACTACTCCCAATGCATGTAAGGAGTTAAATGATGTTTCTGAAAGTCCAGAACAACTCGACTTGGATTCCCTAGTCTCCCCTTCACCCCTTGTGTCCTGGCATGCTGAACATACTGTTGAAAATGGAAGACAACTATTTCTGCTCACTCCATTGCCCAGATCAAGAGCATTATCTTCCATGCGCTGTCGCTCATCTACATCTACATCAGTCTTTGAAAGATTTACTGATTTGGATGCCCCACCTAACACTACTCTAGGATTACCTTCATTAAGGACCATTTCTGCGGATAGCAGTGATGATCTGCTGGAGGGTGTAAATATTAAACCAACACAGAAGAAAGTTTTGGGTTCTTTCAACGAGAAGGAGAGTGCTGTGGAAAGTGGGTTTGTATCTACCCCCAAGACATATAACAGAAATAAGTCAACTTTTCTTGTGACAACCCCTCGGCTGAAAGTATCACCACCAAAGTCTTGTGTCTTGCTAGAGCCAATCTCAGAGTCCTTTCACCATAGTTTCAATAACAACCGTAAATTGACCCCATTTCCTGTTAGGCGTGAAATATCCAGTCCATCAGAGGCTTCTGAATCTTCAAGCAGCTTCACCTCTGAGAGTTTGGCGTTGAAATATCCAGAACTTTTTGGAATAAAGCAGACTACTAGTAAGTCTGGAGCATGGAGGAAAGAAGTGGATGCTTCTCTTGAAAATTGGTTGATGTCACCTCCCAAATCTTGTGTTTTGATGGAGCCGCCAATGAAGAATGTATCAATAGAAGGCACTGGAGTTCATTTGTCTAATTTGGGGTCTGTACATGATCAGAGGATTTCTTGCGCAGCAGCTCCTGCTGAAAGAAAGCAGAATCTTCAAGGATTGTCTGAAACAAAGACTAAAGATTTGAATGAAGGTACTTGCATTTCCCCCCTTTCATGTCTTGTTCCCCTTGACATTTTGGTTCAACTGAAAACACTCTTGGATTCATTATCTCTAAATTGTCTTTTTATTATTTACAGAACCACCCAATGAAAGCACTTTACTTGTAGAAAGTACTCCTATGTGGAAAGAGCCCAACAGCGTGATTTACACAGGAAAGCGTCGTGGCGAGAACACATTGAAGAGGGAGCTGTGGACCAGATTTGAAGCTGCTTCATCTAACGCATTACATTTTGATCTCTCTGACTTCCCAGAGACAACAACAAAAGGACTCCTAGACAAATTCGAAGAGGTTTCTTCTGATAAATGAATATATGTATTCCCTCTTTAAACAAGACTGTCTTTTTTATAGAAAACGGATGATATGTATTTTCTGTCCTTAAAAGTCATAGTCATCCTTTGCTTTCCTTTCTTATGATGTTATAGTTACGGTACTGGTCTTGCAACAACATCTTGGGATTGCCTAGATGCGCAGTGATGGTATTTGTATTGCACAACCAATTCTGCATCACTCTCTCCTTGTGTATTCCTCAATCCGACGCTGAAAGAGCCAAATTGGTTAATTCATTTAAGACACTGACCTCGAGATTTGTTGCAAAAACTAAAGAGTCCAGAATGGACTGTTATTTAAAACAACCCCAAAAACCGTAAATCCGTTGGGAATGATAAGTCCCACCACCCGCCAATAAAAAGACGGTTGTGGAGAACTTTTTTCCTTACACAATCTGATATCaaggttttttatttattttttttttttttgaaacagcagaatgagaaagagaagatgataaataaaggtgagtTTTGCTTTCCCACGctcatttaaggtttttaatattTCCAAATTTTAGTGTACTACTTGGTCAAGATATGTGAATAGTTTGTTGACATTCTTCCTTGTTATTAATAAGATCATCACGAAGGGTTCTTATTTTATCTCGTCATTAGTGTATGGCTAAAAGCTAGCCATCAAGATGCAGTTAGTATTGTATTTTTATACTAgagaatatattttttattaatgggAGGAGTATTTTGTTTGGAGTCTATCTTCTATCTTATAGCTTGTGATTCCAGCAGGACTTGCTTATTGCCCGGTTTTCTTCCCATGGAATTGTAAAGGGAGATGCATGCATATTATGCAACACTGACGCGGGATTTGATTGTAGCTTGGCCGAGAATGTCAGTGTTTTTAAGAATGAACTCATCGATTTCTTCTGTTgcgtaaaaggaatatttttaagAAATCCGTGTCAAATTAATTACTGGATACTGACAGCTACTTGGAAATAATTAATGCTGGCGTGGTGTCTTTGCGTTAATATATATACATTTTGGGAGAAGAATGTATGTGAGTACAGTTTGAGTTTTGGTGATCTGGTGCCGCAAATCGAAGCCTTTTGTTTATAGGCAAGAAACATTTGTCAGATCAGTAGTATATATATTCATGAGATTGGCAGCATATATCTTCATGTTCTTTCAAAGTCTTGTGAATTTCAGCTTTTTAGGTTACTAAGTTAGGGTTTGCAGTGAACCACTCAAAACCCTAGTAACTTTCTTTGTAGAGGCTTACTTGCTTTCTGCTGCCTTTGTTCAGAGTAGCAGCAGTGGATAATGGTAGTGCCAACCAAATGCCTTCCAGTAAAGTGGTTTACCATGACAATTGCGAGGGCTGTAAGTTTGATGCACGTAAAGAAAAAACAAAGGTGTACCTTACAAAGAATTGATCTTTATATGGGTAGTTTCTCTGACTGCTTGTAAGTGTCATCTGATCTCTGTCTTCGTCTGTAAATTGAAGTTTTGTGTATATGCATTACAAGATTATTTTACATGTTTCGTTTCTGTGTGTTCAACTCTCCCTATATCATCTCTCTTTCCGTTCCTGTACTTCATGGTATTCACATTTGTGCGCTTGTACTTTGAGCTTCACTTGAATTTTGTTTAATTGTGTTATGGTTGCTATGAAATTCCAAGTACATGTGCATTATTTCATCATTTGCAGAGAGAAGACTTCTATATTGTGAAAAAGGAAGAAGATATTGGATTTTACGCAGGAATCGTGGGTGAGTGTGTTTCTGTTGATCAATGAAATTATGTTCATCTCAATATGTATTATGAAAAAATGTTTTACAATGGTAAAACCGTTTGTTTCGTTTAGGGTCAGCGTATATGTTTGGAAGAGCTGCGACCTCAATTTTATGGGGAATGATAGCTGATCGTTATGGTCGAAAACCTGTTATTATCATTGGCACTTTGGCAGTGTAAGTATATACATTGTTGATACTCATTGAGCTTTCAGTACTCATATTGAATTACCTCTTCAATATCAGTTTCAATGATGCTTCGTGAAATTTTCCATCTCAGGGTAATTTTGAACACTCTGTTTGGTCTCAGTACTAAACTTTGGATGGCAGTTTGTACGAGGTTTATCCTAGGATTGCTTTGCGGTTTACTTGGCCCCATCAAGGTAGATTTCTCAGCATTACACTCCACAGTTGTAGTGCTATGTCAATACCTAAAACTAAAAGATTCAGGAACCCTGGTAATTACCATGTTGACAAAACCTTGAGATGAATGAGACCCTAATATGAAACTCCAATCCAAAATTTCTCAACCggtattttattttcattctgtGTGTTTCAATCTACTGATTAATTGCCTTTTGTTCAGGCATATGCTTGCGAAGTTTGCCGACCTGAACATCAATCCGTGGGACTATCACTTGTAAGAGTTGTATCCGATCATCATTTTCAATTTTCTCCATAAGGATTGTGCTGCTTATTCTTCATGAACACTTATTTTCGTCTCAGATCACGACATCGTGGGGAGTAGGCTTGGTCCTAGGTCCAGCCATAGGAGGCTTTCTGGCAAAGGTAAAAAATATAAATGCATCTTCCTttgtttttgaataaaactagACATTTTCAAAAAATACATTGTGTGTATCTAAAACTAAATTTTGCTccagttagagacttgttgtagtaattcgatttgcggtaaatacggattcgatgctcggtcttgaatagatttataaacaaaaatatatataaaattgtcacaggatcaagagataccgggactcaggatttcaccaattcttatactcatgcgattcaattattaattctagacaattaaagcttatattgataacaaatatcgactcttactttgccaaaaatagattttgtaagtattatatgtaaatcataagcatgatgcatcaagaatctcatggattaagcatacatcatcagacaaaatcacaaataatcaataaaattcataattccattcataatagtgcaaatagtcataaaagaattaaataaaattactcatgcataaagaatggtttcctccatcatcccagtattggggtttagctactcataataatcatgttctcaaaatacatacttgatgctcaaaatatgattaaaagagtgaaaaatataaaacagtggttctgtgacccacaaaattcgtccagaaagaaacgataccagtgagctgcagtaaaacaacgacacccatctgctgctgttgacgctgcagaaaataagaccgctctgagcagtccgttcttcgtgttcttcaaggtttgttaatggcagcagcagcagcaggtacaattcctgcaactcctcctgcgcctctctgctggcctcccaatcgacccctaactcttcatcccccttctctgacataaaaccaactatttataggctttaaatccccttgaaactcgatcaaaccccttggaaatctccattattctttacgggttgtttgaagaataatcttcttcttgttgcgttacaggctgtttctagctattctctcgtctcaaatatcttctaggacttttacccaactgttttgatgtatatcccacgcaagatatcccataaatctctcaaactaatctcaaaccctaaacagaaaccgtgtgcactgtcttgactttgtgtggattttctgacttatccagcccaattagatgggtctaatcgcttctaacaggtcccttatgtcttttagagtccgtgggtaccaaatttgcccatttaatcgcctcctaggtcgctcaaatcattgatccaaaactgttgacgctgctgccttttttcccgccaaaatccagttttgaaactttgaagatgacctccccctatccagttccggtgtccctttagtacatgccctgaaatggggtgccccttagtaattaggttaccccttatccaaagtgagagtccgtatagtaattttctcccacgagcgcaaaaaccactttttagccaatttcgccgcaaaagcttatttctccaaaaacacctacaaagacataaaataaccaaataagtacaaaatagagtactaacaatataaacaattgggacaaattagacacataaatgcgtctatcaagactTAAAATCTGTTTTGCTTCTGAACAATTGAATCTATGTTACAGCCTGCGGAGAAATATCCGGAAGTGTTTCCTGAGGGATCTTTCTTTGCtagataagctgcaactcaatgTACAGAAAGTTGTTTTCTATGTATCTTTTCTAATATGTATAAACTTTTCTGCAGATTTCCATACTTCCTACCTTGCCTGTGTATATCGATCTGTGCAGGACTTTTATAACTTGTTGGTGGCTCCCGGTATATATTCTTAATTCCTTCAGTTCACATTCACAACAATATTGTTTAAACGAGAATGAGAAAATGCACTCCTCTAAGTTTCAAATTACGTACTGTCTGATGGCGCTGGTACCTTACGGTTGCTTACGATGTTATAGGAAACATTACATAGACATAATGTCACAAATGAAGAACAAGATGTGGTGGATAGAAATGAAAATCTACCAGGTATAGATAGAACCAAATCAGACACTGAGAAAAGTCTTATTAGGAATTGGCCGTTAATGTCATCCATCATTGTGTATTCCCTTTTCTCCCTTCATGATATGGCATACTCAGAGGTAAGCCTGCAATCGCGTATTCTTCTATTTTCACACCAACCTGTCGGTGTACAATGAATTTTGATGCATGGATGTATTCTGCAGATTTTCTCATTATGGGCTGTTAGTCCTAAGAAATTTGGCGGATTGAGCTTTTCTACTAAGAAAGTTGGTACAGTACTTTCAATCACAGGCGCCGGTCTAATTGTTTCTCAACAAGTTCTGTATCCAATAGTTGAGAGGATTTCTGGTCACATGATAATTACTCGCACTGACTCGGTATGATTAAAAACTATTCTGTGACAACCAATTTTATTTGATGATTGACACAACTGGAATGATCAAAAAATGTTTTGACTTGAATCCTTCTCTACTGTTTTTATCTGTTGCAGGTTTTGTCTATTCCATTGCTAACAAGCTATCCCTTCATAGCCAGGCTTTCTGGTGTGAGCCAGTTTTTAGTCTTAAACTGTGCGTCTGTACTGAAGAACGCGTTTTCTGTAAGTATATGGTTTGCTCACTCTGGACTTCCGCTTTACTTGCCATTGAAACTTTTAAATGTCTTCTCAATCAGAATGCAATTCTCACTGGATTATTCATTATTCAAAACAACGCTGT encodes:
- the LOC113353611 gene encoding uncharacterized protein LOC113353611; the encoded protein is MAKINNNREKSITRKPLLDISNGGGSLKNKSNQPFPSKQEEEIAVKIEQEEEEDDDKILDRLLLTHSELSNLIHQIDELVVQAFKVKLKSGKERKDVESFTHVLSDMHSSLKAWVPRFQNALSSPSLVPDNQIGESSPRETTPNACKELNDVSESPEQLDLDSLVSPSPLVSWHAEHTVENGRQLFLLTPLPRSRALSSMRCRSSTSTSVFERFTDLDAPPNTTLGLPSLRTISADSSDDLLEGVNIKPTQKKVLGSFNEKESAVESGFVSTPKTYNRNKSTFLVTTPRLKVSPPKSCVLLEPISESFHHSFNNNRKLTPFPVRREISSPSEASESSSSFTSESLALKYPELFGIKQTTSKSGAWRKEVDASLENWLMSPPKSCVLMEPPMKNVSIEGTGVHLSNLGSVHDQRISCAAAPAERKQNLQGLSETKTKDLNEEPPNESTLLVESTPMWKEPNSVIYTGKRRGENTLKRELWTRFEAASSNALHFDLSDFPETTTKGLLDKFEEVSSDK